One Roseburia rectibacter DNA window includes the following coding sequences:
- a CDS encoding DUF370 domain-containing protein, producing MAKLMNIGFGNMVNTDKIVCIVSLDSAPAKRMVQKGKEQENLIDATQGRRTKSVIFTENNKIILSALQPETLAGRFNGNVTEVYDDAKE from the coding sequence ATGGCAAAGTTAATGAATATCGGATTCGGCAATATGGTCAATACCGATAAGATTGTCTGCATCGTATCCTTAGATTCTGCACCGGCAAAGCGTATGGTACAGAAAGGCAAGGAACAGGAAAATCTGATCGATGCGACACAGGGACGCAGAACGAAAAGTGTCATTTTTACAGAAAATAATAAGATCATTTTATCAGCATTGCAGCCGGAGACACTTGCAGGCCGGTTTAACGGCAATGTGACAGAGGTATATGATGATGCGAAAGAATAG
- the gmk gene encoding guanylate kinase yields the protein MMMRKNRGILTVVSGFSGSGKGTIMKELMKKYADSYALSISATTRNPRPGETDGVEYFFRTREQFEQMIEEDALIEYAQFVGNYYGTPKAYVEEQLEAGKDVILEIEIQGALKVREKFPDTLLLFVTPPSAGELKNRLVGRGTETMDVIESRLARAVEEAEGIESYDYLVVNDILEECVEEVHQIIKNEHYRVNRNTTAIQEMRNELKAFSK from the coding sequence ATGATGATGCGAAAGAATAGAGGAATCCTTACGGTGGTATCCGGATTTTCCGGTTCTGGAAAAGGAACCATCATGAAAGAACTGATGAAAAAATATGCTGACAGCTATGCACTTTCTATCTCAGCCACAACAAGAAATCCAAGACCGGGCGAAACAGATGGTGTGGAATATTTTTTCCGCACCAGAGAACAGTTTGAACAGATGATAGAAGAAGATGCGCTGATCGAATATGCCCAGTTCGTTGGCAATTATTACGGAACACCGAAAGCATATGTGGAAGAACAGTTAGAAGCCGGGAAAGATGTCATCTTAGAGATCGAGATCCAGGGAGCACTGAAAGTCAGAGAAAAGTTCCCGGATACGTTACTTTTGTTTGTGACTCCGCCAAGCGCCGGAGAGTTAAAAAATCGTCTGGTAGGCAGAGGAACAGAGACCATGGATGTAATTGAGTCAAGACTGGCGAGAGCTGTTGAAGAGGCAGAGGGCATTGAGTCCTATGATTATCTTGTGGTCAATGATATATTGGAAGAATGCGTGGAGGAAGTTCATCAGATCATAAAAAATGAACATTACCGCGTGAATCGAAATACGACAGCGATACAGGAAATGCGGAATGAACTAAAAGCATTTTCAAAATAG
- the rimO gene encoding 30S ribosomal protein S12 methylthiotransferase RimO — protein sequence MKNNLKLLFVSLGCDKNLVDTEFMLGMLRDDGIEMTDDEREADIIIVNTCCFINDAKEESINTILEMSELKKEARLKALIVTGCLAQRYKEEIIKEIPEVDAILGTNSYEDIVNAVHQSLEGKHYENFKTLEGLPTLHTKRSVTTGGHFAYLKIAEGCNKRCTYCIIPYIRGNYRSVPMEDLIAQAKELVAAGAKELILVAQETTLYGVDLYGEKSLHRLLDELNKIDGLFWIRIMYCYPEEIYEDLIDAMIRNEKVCHYLDIPIQHANDTILKRMGRRTNNADLVRIITHLRERIPDITLRTTLICGFPGETQEMHEELMQFINDMEFDRLGAFTYSPEEGTPAAEFADQVDEELKKDWQADVMELQEEIIFDKNETMKGRELYVFIEGKVSDENAYVGRTYRDAPDVDGYIFINTDEELMTGDIAKVRVTGAYEYDLIGELI from the coding sequence ATGAAGAATAATTTAAAACTTTTATTTGTATCACTCGGATGTGACAAAAATTTAGTCGACACAGAGTTTATGCTTGGCATGTTAAGGGATGATGGGATCGAAATGACGGATGATGAGCGGGAGGCGGACATAATTATTGTCAATACCTGCTGTTTTATCAATGATGCAAAAGAGGAAAGCATCAATACCATCCTTGAGATGTCAGAACTGAAAAAAGAAGCCAGGTTAAAAGCCCTGATTGTGACAGGATGTCTTGCACAGCGCTATAAAGAGGAGATTATCAAGGAAATCCCGGAGGTGGATGCAATCCTTGGTACGAATTCCTACGAAGACATTGTAAACGCAGTTCATCAGTCCTTAGAGGGCAAACACTATGAAAATTTTAAAACATTAGAGGGACTTCCGACACTGCATACAAAACGGTCTGTGACAACAGGTGGACATTTTGCGTATTTAAAGATCGCAGAGGGATGTAATAAACGATGTACTTATTGTATCATTCCGTACATCCGTGGTAATTACCGCAGTGTTCCGATGGAAGATCTGATCGCACAGGCAAAAGAGCTGGTTGCTGCTGGAGCAAAAGAACTTATCTTAGTAGCACAGGAGACCACACTTTATGGAGTAGACCTCTATGGTGAAAAGTCACTGCATCGCCTGTTAGATGAATTAAACAAAATTGATGGTTTGTTCTGGATCCGTATCATGTATTGTTATCCGGAAGAAATATACGAAGACCTTATTGATGCAATGATCCGCAATGAGAAAGTGTGCCATTATCTGGATATTCCGATCCAGCATGCAAACGATACCATATTAAAACGTATGGGACGAAGAACAAACAATGCTGATCTGGTACGGATAATTACGCATTTACGTGAACGTATTCCGGATATTACACTGCGTACTACACTGATCTGTGGTTTTCCAGGCGAAACGCAGGAAATGCATGAAGAATTGATGCAGTTTATCAATGATATGGAGTTTGACCGTCTCGGAGCTTTTACGTATTCGCCGGAAGAAGGAACACCTGCTGCTGAGTTTGCAGATCAGGTTGACGAAGAATTGAAAAAAGACTGGCAGGCAGATGTCATGGAGCTACAGGAAGAGATCATTTTTGATAAAAATGAGACTATGAAAGGCAGGGAGTTATACGTTTTCATTGAGGGAAAAGTGAGCGATGAAAATGCATACGTCGGAAGAACTTACCGTGATGCGCCTGATGTGGATGGCTACATTTTTATCAACACAGATGAAGAACTCATGACTGGAGATATTGCAAAGGTACGTGTGACCGGTGCTTATGAGTATGATCTGATTGGAGAATTGATCTGA
- a CDS encoding transcription repressor NadR — protein MEKEMTGIDRRKEILTMIREADTPVSGTALGKKTGVSRQVVVQDIALLRTQGYPIISTARGYLLDEPKQASKIFKVCHTNEQVEDELTTIVDLGGCVVNVMVNHRVYGKLDASLNIKSRRDVQNFMDDLKTGKSTPLLNVTSGYHFHKISAESEEVLNEIEEALKKKGYLAELLPYEQ, from the coding sequence ATGGAAAAAGAAATGACCGGAATAGACAGAAGAAAAGAAATCCTTACCATGATACGGGAAGCAGATACACCGGTGTCGGGTACAGCACTTGGAAAGAAAACAGGTGTCAGCAGACAGGTTGTGGTACAGGATATTGCACTTCTCCGCACACAAGGGTATCCGATTATTTCTACGGCAAGGGGATATTTATTAGATGAGCCGAAACAGGCGTCTAAGATATTTAAAGTCTGTCATACCAATGAACAGGTGGAGGATGAACTTACCACAATCGTTGATCTTGGTGGCTGTGTGGTCAACGTCATGGTCAATCACCGGGTTTATGGAAAGTTAGATGCCTCGTTAAACATCAAGAGCAGGCGTGATGTGCAGAATTTTATGGATGATTTAAAAACAGGAAAATCAACACCACTTCTCAATGTGACATCTGGATATCATTTTCATAAGATCAGCGCTGAGAGTGAAGAAGTGTTAAATGAGATAGAGGAAGCACTCAAAAAGAAAGGATATCTTGCGGAATTACTTCCGTATGAACAGTAA
- a CDS encoding YicC/YloC family endoribonuclease, with translation MIKSMTGFGRCEFADEDRKFTVEIKAVNHRYLDVNIKMPKKLNFFESAIRTLLKEYMERGKVDIFISYEDFTQDNVSLKYNEALAAQYLTYLNQMAEKFGLDNDIRVSTLSRYPEVFAMEEQSIDEKSLWMGLERAIRGAAEQLVESRIKEGEHLKKDLCEKLDGMLSYVDFIEERSPMIIKEYRERLEAKVAELLGDRQIDDARIATEVTIFADKICVDEETVRLRSHIKSTKDTLETGGSVGRKLDFIAQEMNREANTILSKTNDLEISDIGISLKTDIEKVREQIQNIE, from the coding sequence ATGATAAAAAGTATGACCGGTTTCGGCCGGTGTGAATTTGCGGATGAAGACCGTAAATTTACAGTAGAGATAAAAGCGGTCAATCACCGTTATCTCGATGTTAATATCAAGATGCCCAAAAAGCTGAATTTCTTTGAAAGTGCGATCCGCACTCTTTTGAAAGAGTATATGGAACGGGGAAAAGTCGATATCTTTATCAGTTATGAAGATTTTACGCAGGATAATGTTTCATTAAAATACAATGAAGCACTTGCAGCCCAGTATCTGACATATTTAAATCAGATGGCTGAGAAGTTCGGACTTGATAATGATATCCGTGTGAGTACGCTTTCAAGATATCCGGAAGTGTTTGCCATGGAAGAACAGAGTATCGATGAAAAATCGCTTTGGATGGGACTTGAAAGGGCGATACGTGGTGCAGCAGAGCAGCTCGTGGAGAGCCGGATCAAAGAAGGCGAACATTTAAAGAAAGATTTGTGCGAGAAACTTGATGGCATGCTTTCTTATGTTGACTTTATCGAGGAACGTTCTCCTATGATCATTAAAGAATATCGGGAACGTTTAGAAGCTAAAGTGGCTGAGTTGTTAGGTGACCGTCAGATTGATGATGCAAGAATTGCAACAGAAGTAACAATTTTTGCGGATAAGATCTGTGTGGATGAAGAGACAGTCCGGCTGCGCAGTCATATTAAGAGTACCAAAGATACTTTAGAGACAGGCGGAAGTGTGGGCAGAAAGCTTGATTTTATCGCACAGGAGATGAACCGCGAAGCCAATACGATCCTTTCTAAGACGAATGATCTTGAAATTTCTGATATCGGTATCAGCTTAAAGACGGATATCGAAAAAGTCAGGGAACAGATTCAGAATATAGAATAG
- a CDS encoding aminoacyl-histidine dipeptidase: MKNKLNLPELESKKVFAYFEKLAEIPHGSRNTKQISDYLVSFAKEHELEYYQDEANNIVIIKEASAGYENADPIIMQGHMDMVCEKEKGVEIDFEKDGLDLYVDGDFLKARGTTLGGDDGIAVAYILAIMDSPEIAHPRLEAVITVDEEIGMLGAEVIDLSMLKGHKMLNIDSDVEGHFLTSCAGGMTVDTVIPVTWQTQQGYSVGLTVTGLEGGHSGSEIDKEHANANILMGRVLKYLFDRMEMAIVSFAGGLKDNAIPRESEAEIVIPEEKKTEFLDYVSELENIFKKEYAVSDPAVCIEVKENGAGEYDVLSYSSMTKVIFYLRNVPNGVQHMSMVMPGLVETSLNTGIMKLTKDALELTASVRSSVSTRKEELKDKLEYLAEFLGGEISVSGDYPAWEYRAESDIREGISAVYEELFHEEPVFEAIHAGLECGILSGKIADLDCVSFGPDNFDIHTPKERLSISSTEKVWKLIVEFLKRCK; encoded by the coding sequence ATGAAGAACAAATTAAATTTACCAGAGTTAGAATCAAAAAAAGTATTTGCATATTTTGAAAAATTAGCAGAGATTCCGCATGGCTCAAGAAACACCAAACAGATCAGTGATTATCTAGTTTCTTTTGCAAAAGAGCATGAATTGGAATATTACCAGGATGAGGCAAACAATATTGTGATCATAAAGGAGGCATCTGCCGGTTATGAAAATGCAGATCCGATCATCATGCAGGGACATATGGATATGGTCTGCGAAAAAGAAAAGGGCGTGGAGATTGATTTTGAAAAAGATGGTCTTGATCTTTATGTGGATGGCGATTTCTTAAAAGCAAGAGGAACGACATTAGGCGGTGATGATGGTATTGCAGTTGCCTATATACTGGCAATCATGGATTCACCGGAAATCGCACATCCGAGGCTGGAAGCTGTGATCACGGTAGATGAAGAGATCGGTATGCTTGGGGCAGAAGTTATAGACCTTTCCATGTTAAAAGGCCACAAGATGTTAAATATTGACTCTGATGTGGAAGGTCATTTTCTGACAAGCTGTGCCGGAGGCATGACCGTGGACACGGTGATCCCGGTAACATGGCAGACACAGCAGGGATATAGTGTGGGGTTGACTGTAACCGGTTTAGAGGGCGGTCACTCTGGCAGTGAGATTGATAAAGAACATGCAAATGCAAACATTCTGATGGGACGCGTATTGAAATATCTTTTTGATCGTATGGAAATGGCAATTGTTTCATTTGCAGGCGGATTAAAAGATAATGCAATCCCACGTGAGAGTGAAGCAGAAATTGTTATCCCGGAGGAAAAAAAGACAGAATTTCTGGATTATGTTTCGGAATTAGAGAATATCTTTAAAAAAGAATATGCTGTTTCAGATCCGGCTGTCTGCATTGAAGTAAAAGAAAATGGAGCAGGCGAATATGATGTATTATCTTATTCTTCCATGACAAAAGTGATATTCTATCTGCGCAATGTACCAAATGGTGTACAGCATATGAGTATGGTAATGCCTGGACTGGTTGAAACATCTTTAAATACGGGAATCATGAAACTGACCAAAGATGCTCTGGAGCTGACGGCTTCTGTACGAAGCAGCGTTTCTACCAGAAAAGAAGAATTAAAAGACAAATTAGAATACTTAGCTGAGTTTTTGGGTGGTGAGATTTCTGTAAGCGGAGATTATCCGGCATGGGAATATCGTGCCGAGTCAGATATCCGTGAGGGAATCAGTGCGGTATATGAAGAATTGTTCCATGAAGAGCCGGTATTTGAAGCAATTCATGCGGGACTTGAGTGTGGTATTTTATCTGGCAAGATCGCAGATTTAGACTGTGTTTCTTTTGGACCGGATAATTTTGATATTCATACACCAAAAGAACGTCTCAGCATTTCTTCTACGGAAAAGGTATGGAAACTGATCGTGGAATTTTTAAAGAGATGTAAATAG
- a CDS encoding CinA family protein: MAEHVYDSSDSCTGKNVAQEPLEYSIYSLLKKYQITITTAESATGGMIASTLINVPGISEFFTEGYVTYSNEAKVKMIHVAPETIDTYGVVSSETAADMASSAAKTAGTMAAVSVTGVAGPDGGTKECPVGLVFIGCYLNGKTVTERHLFSGNRMDVRKSATESALLLLKKCIEKEYNGD; encoded by the coding sequence TTGGCTGAACATGTATATGATTCCAGTGATTCCTGTACCGGGAAAAATGTGGCACAGGAGCCGCTGGAATATTCCATTTATAGTTTGTTAAAAAAATATCAAATCACGATTACCACGGCTGAATCCGCTACCGGTGGGATGATCGCATCGACGTTGATCAATGTTCCGGGAATTTCAGAATTCTTTACCGAAGGCTATGTGACATATTCGAACGAAGCAAAAGTAAAAATGATACATGTTGCACCTGAAACCATTGACACTTATGGTGTGGTGAGCAGTGAGACAGCAGCAGATATGGCTTCTTCGGCAGCAAAAACAGCAGGAACCATGGCTGCCGTGTCCGTGACAGGCGTTGCGGGACCGGACGGTGGAACAAAAGAGTGCCCGGTCGGACTGGTTTTTATCGGTTGTTATCTGAATGGAAAAACAGTGACGGAACGTCATTTGTTTTCCGGTAACCGCATGGATGTAAGAAAAAGTGCTACAGAGAGTGCACTTTTACTGCTAAAGAAATGTATAGAAAAAGAGTATAATGGAGATTAG
- a CDS encoding helix-turn-helix transcriptional regulator — translation MIADKIKLLREASHLTQTELAKKLNITRSSVNAWEMGISVPSTTYLIELSLLFHVSTDFLLGLEQNNTIDISTLSEREAVLVYELVDYFTSQKKDVVD, via the coding sequence ATGATTGCAGACAAAATTAAGCTTTTACGGGAAGCAAGTCATCTGACACAGACAGAGCTTGCAAAAAAGTTAAACATCACGCGAAGCAGCGTCAATGCCTGGGAAATGGGTATTTCCGTTCCATCTACCACTTACCTGATCGAACTCTCCTTACTTTTTCATGTTTCTACAGACTTTTTACTAGGCTTAGAACAAAATAATACCATTGATATTTCCACGCTTTCTGAACGTGAAGCTGTACTAGTCTATGAATTGGTGGATTATTTTACTTCACAAAAAAAAGATGTTGTCGACTGA
- a CDS encoding pseudouridine synthase, whose amino-acid sequence MRLDKLLTELGTGSRSEVKKYIRSGLVTVNGEVIKKPEQKVDEKNDTVCYRGNPLTYTEYEYYLFHKPAGCVSATEDNLHRTVMDYLTDTARHDLFPVGRLDIDTEGLLLITNDGALAHDLLSPTKHVSKVYYAEIDGLVTEEDVNLFKNGVDIGEEKPTKPALLEILHQGDNSKIRLTITEGKFHQVKRMFEAVGKKVTYLKRVEMGTLVLPDDLAPGEYRPLTEPELQRLRNVR is encoded by the coding sequence ATGCGGCTGGATAAATTGCTGACCGAACTTGGAACAGGGAGCAGAAGTGAAGTAAAAAAATATATCCGTTCCGGTCTTGTCACCGTAAATGGGGAAGTGATAAAGAAACCGGAGCAAAAGGTGGATGAAAAAAATGATACGGTATGTTATCGCGGAAACCCACTCACGTATACAGAGTATGAATATTATCTATTCCATAAACCGGCTGGCTGTGTGAGTGCAACAGAAGATAATCTGCACCGGACAGTTATGGACTATCTGACTGACACTGCCAGGCATGATCTTTTTCCGGTAGGAAGACTTGATATTGATACCGAAGGATTGCTGCTTATCACAAATGATGGAGCATTAGCGCATGATCTGCTTAGTCCAACGAAGCATGTTTCGAAGGTTTACTATGCAGAAATTGACGGTCTGGTCACAGAAGAAGATGTTAACCTTTTTAAAAATGGAGTTGATATAGGAGAGGAGAAGCCTACAAAACCGGCACTTCTGGAGATTCTGCATCAGGGTGACAATTCAAAGATCAGGTTAACAATTACAGAAGGGAAGTTTCATCAGGTCAAACGGATGTTTGAGGCGGTCGGGAAGAAGGTTACTTATCTGAAACGTGTGGAAATGGGTACACTTGTTCTGCCGGATGATCTTGCGCCCGGTGAATATCGTCCATTGACAGAACCGGAATTACAGCGGCTGCGTAATGTAAGATAA
- the coaD gene encoding pantetheine-phosphate adenylyltransferase, with the protein MKKAIYPGSFDPLTLGHLDIIERSAKIVDELVVGVLNNSAKNSLFSLDERVSMIKEMTDSMPNVTVTCFDGLLVDYMREIDATIIVRGLRAVTDFEYELQIAQTNHVENPEVETIFLTTSLQYSYLSSTIVKEFASYGGDLSKFVPTRFIDRIYEKYQIKK; encoded by the coding sequence ATGAAAAAAGCAATTTATCCGGGAAGTTTTGATCCGCTGACATTAGGTCATTTAGATATTATAGAACGATCTGCTAAAATTGTGGACGAACTTGTTGTCGGGGTACTTAATAACAGCGCAAAAAATTCGTTGTTTTCTTTAGATGAACGTGTTAGTATGATTAAAGAGATGACGGATTCCATGCCAAATGTTACAGTGACATGTTTTGATGGTCTGTTAGTTGATTATATGAGGGAAATTGACGCAACGATCATTGTAAGAGGACTCAGGGCTGTAACCGATTTTGAATATGAGCTGCAGATAGCACAGACAAATCATGTGGAAAATCCGGAAGTAGAGACGATTTTTCTGACAACCAGTCTCCAGTATTCTTATCTGAGTTCTACGATCGTGAAAGAATTTGCATCTTATGGAGGAGATTTATCCAAGTTTGTGCCGACACGTTTTATAGACCGGATTTATGAAAAGTATCAGATTAAAAAATAA
- the pgsA gene encoding CDP-diacylglycerol--glycerol-3-phosphate 3-phosphatidyltransferase gives MNLPNKLTVMRMILIPFFVFFMLAPYFEGYGNYIAVAIFIIASLTDMLDGKIARKYNLVTDFGKFMDPLADKLLVCSAMICLIEKGQLAAWIVIIIIAREFIISGFRLVAADNGIVIAASYWGKFKTVFQMLMVIVLILDIPNQFFAVLGTVLTYIALILTVVSLIDYIAKNKNVLKEQK, from the coding sequence ATGAATTTGCCAAATAAACTGACAGTAATGCGTATGATATTGATTCCGTTTTTTGTTTTTTTTATGCTTGCTCCGTATTTTGAAGGTTATGGAAATTATATTGCAGTAGCAATTTTCATTATTGCAAGCCTTACTGATATGTTAGATGGTAAGATTGCGAGAAAATATAACCTGGTTACTGATTTTGGAAAATTTATGGATCCGCTGGCAGACAAACTGCTTGTCTGCTCAGCAATGATCTGTCTGATTGAAAAAGGACAGCTTGCAGCATGGATCGTTATCATTATCATCGCAAGAGAATTTATTATCAGCGGATTTCGTCTGGTTGCAGCCGACAATGGAATTGTAATTGCTGCCAGCTATTGGGGAAAATTTAAAACGGTTTTCCAGATGCTGATGGTGATTGTATTGATCTTAGATATCCCAAATCAGTTTTTTGCAGTGCTTGGCACGGTTCTTACATACATTGCACTTATACTTACAGTTGTATCTTTGATCGACTATATTGCCAAGAACAAAAATGTTTTAAAAGAGCAGAAATAG
- the rsmD gene encoding 16S rRNA (guanine(966)-N(2))-methyltransferase RsmD, translating into MRIIAGTARSLPLKTVEGLDTRPTTDRIKETLFNIIQDEVPGCYFLDLFAGSGQMGLEAVSRGAQYAVFVENNKKAAACVEDNIQFTKFTKETKLYNSDVLSALRAMEGKYRFDIIFMDPPYKQELEYEVLTYLKDSSLLKENGMIIVEASLDTSFDYLSDMGYTLKRLKTYKTNEHAFIIRNN; encoded by the coding sequence ATGAGAATTATTGCAGGAACAGCGAGAAGCCTTCCTTTAAAGACAGTAGAGGGACTTGACACCAGACCTACCACAGACCGTATCAAAGAAACTTTGTTTAATATCATACAGGACGAGGTTCCGGGATGTTATTTTTTAGATCTGTTTGCCGGAAGCGGACAGATGGGACTTGAGGCAGTCAGCAGGGGGGCACAGTATGCCGTTTTTGTTGAAAACAATAAAAAGGCGGCTGCATGTGTAGAGGATAACATTCAATTTACAAAGTTCACAAAAGAGACGAAATTATATAATTCGGATGTTTTATCTGCTTTAAGAGCGATGGAAGGAAAATACCGGTTTGATATCATCTTTATGGATCCTCCATATAAACAGGAACTGGAATATGAGGTGTTAACTTACCTGAAAGACTCCTCACTTTTAAAAGAAAATGGGATGATCATTGTTGAGGCTTCTCTCGATACGTCATTTGACTATCTGTCAGACATGGGATATACATTAAAACGCTTAAAGACATATAAGACAAATGAACATGCATTTATCATCAGAAACAACTAG
- a CDS encoding M23 family metallopeptidase, producing the protein MKKVRLWQCLFLLGMAVLQVLLTEEISESAHRRNCFSYEKAFDNLRNHNLTKDQSDTFFDAAESDIDKFSELLTMYFASDCQITDPRTLKEQLSDAKKYRGDEFSEIKEYVKCAWSDLLCFPVGKIVGKPDDTVGFENSWMQSRTFGGDRGHEGCDIMASENVRGIYPVYSMTDGVVENIGWLRLGGYRIGIRSPSGAYFYYAHLAEYAKDFQIGEQISAGTFLGFMGDTGYSDVEGTTGNFVVHLHMGIYLNDKNGTEFSVNSYPMLSYLWERQGGVLR; encoded by the coding sequence ATGAAAAAAGTCAGATTATGGCAGTGCCTGTTTTTACTTGGAATGGCAGTGCTTCAGGTACTTTTGACAGAAGAAATATCAGAGAGTGCACACAGGAGAAACTGTTTTTCTTATGAAAAGGCATTTGACAATCTGCGGAACCATAACCTGACAAAAGATCAGAGCGATACCTTTTTTGATGCCGCGGAATCAGATATTGACAAATTCAGTGAATTACTGACGATGTATTTTGCATCAGACTGTCAGATAACAGATCCTCGGACATTGAAAGAGCAGCTTTCTGATGCAAAAAAATATCGTGGTGATGAATTTTCAGAAATAAAGGAATATGTCAAATGTGCCTGGAGTGATCTTTTGTGTTTCCCGGTTGGAAAAATTGTGGGAAAACCGGATGATACGGTCGGTTTTGAAAACAGCTGGATGCAGAGCCGGACTTTTGGCGGTGACCGTGGTCATGAAGGATGCGATATTATGGCATCTGAAAATGTGCGCGGAATATATCCGGTCTACAGCATGACGGACGGTGTCGTGGAAAATATAGGCTGGCTGCGTCTTGGCGGCTACCGGATCGGAATCCGCAGTCCGTCCGGAGCATATTTTTATTATGCTCATCTGGCAGAGTATGCAAAAGATTTTCAGATCGGTGAACAGATATCGGCTGGGACATTCCTTGGATTTATGGGAGATACCGGCTACAGCGACGTGGAGGGAACAACTGGGAATTTTGTGGTTCACCTTCATATGGGGATTTATCTGAATGATAAAAATGGAACGGAGTTTTCTGTCAATTCATATCCAATGCTATCTTATTTATGGGAAAGACAGGGCGGCGTACTCAGGTAA
- the rpoZ gene encoding DNA-directed RNA polymerase subunit omega codes for MIHPSYVELMKVVNDGVEIGEEPVVNSRYSIVIAAAKRARQIIAGDEPMAEKKVCPKPLSIAVEELYEGKVKILPESSDEE; via the coding sequence ATGATACATCCATCTTATGTAGAATTAATGAAAGTTGTAAATGACGGTGTGGAGATTGGCGAGGAGCCGGTTGTAAACAGCCGTTATTCTATTGTGATCGCAGCGGCAAAAAGAGCACGCCAGATTATTGCAGGTGATGAGCCGATGGCAGAGAAGAAAGTATGCCCGAAACCATTATCTATCGCAGTAGAAGAACTTTATGAAGGAAAAGTAAAGATTTTACCGGAGTCATCGGATGAAGAATAA
- a CDS encoding ATPase, producing the protein MASRIEQIIDEIEDYIDGCKTQAFAPSKIIVNRETMEELLNELRSKTPDEIKRYQKIISNKEAILADAQAKADAIIAQAQVKTDELVSEHEIMQQAYAQANEVVMIATKQAQEILDNATNDANNIRMGAMQYTDDILKNLESTISHAMDSSKARSEAYMSALQGFLDVVTTNRAELNPTADLQEEQQPDTQEIQQPMPEQQ; encoded by the coding sequence ATGGCCAGCAGAATTGAACAGATAATAGATGAGATCGAAGATTATATTGACGGCTGTAAGACACAGGCCTTTGCACCGTCTAAGATCATTGTAAACCGTGAGACTATGGAAGAATTATTAAATGAACTCCGTAGTAAGACTCCGGATGAGATCAAGCGATATCAGAAGATTATCAGCAATAAAGAGGCAATCTTAGCAGATGCACAGGCAAAAGCGGATGCAATCATCGCCCAGGCGCAGGTGAAAACCGATGAACTTGTCAGCGAGCATGAAATTATGCAGCAGGCATATGCACAGGCAAATGAAGTTGTCATGATCGCAACGAAGCAGGCACAGGAGATCTTAGACAATGCGACCAATGATGCCAATAACATCCGTATGGGCGCTATGCAGTATACAGACGATATTTTAAAGAATTTAGAGAGCACGATCTCGCATGCAATGGATTCTTCAAAGGCAAGAAGCGAGGCATATATGAGTGCTCTGCAGGGATTTCTTGATGTTGTCACCACAAATCGTGCCGAGTTGAATCCTACGGCAGACCTGCAGGAAGAACAGCAGCCGGATACACAAGAGATACAGCAGCCCATGCCAGAACAGCAGTAA